Proteins encoded in a region of the Trypanosoma brucei gambiense DAL972 chromosome 11, complete sequence genome:
- a CDS encoding protein phosphatase 4 catalytic subunit,putative: protein MSDLNAMIETLYAGRLITERQVVQLCDWCKDIFLEEGNVDVVFAPVTLCGDIHGQFFDLLELFRHGGRVPDTSYVFMGDYVDRGYHSVETLLLLLLLKVRYPDRITLLRGNHESRQITQVYGFYDECYRKFGSATVWRLCTDLFDYMPLSAVVEGSVFCVHGGLSPHIATLDEIRALDRKQEVPHDGPMSDLLWSDPDEMEGWGVSPRGAGFIFGGDVAKTFNHKNGLSLIARAHQLVFEGYKSMFDDNCCTVWSAPNYCYRCGNVGSIMRIGEQSLTDRSFITFGAASAETRGHLTKQTPPEYFL, encoded by the coding sequence ATGAGCGACTTAAACGCCATGATAGAAACTTTGTATGCCGGCCGCCTAATTACAGAGAGGCAAGTGGTGCAATTGTGTGACTGGTGCAAAGACATCTTCCTGGAGGAAGGTAATGTTGACGTGGTGTTTGCACCGGTTACCCTTTGCGGGGACATTCACGGTCAGTTCTTTGATTTGTTGGAATTATTTCGTCACGGCGGGCGTGTGCCGGACACAAGTTATGTCTTCATGGGCGACTACGTGGACCGCGGTTACCATAGTGTTGAGACGCTTCTATTGCTTCTTCTCTTGAAGGTCAGATATCCTGACCGCATCACACTCTTACGTGGAAATCACGAGTCTCGGCAGATCACGCAGGTGTACGGATTCTACGATGAATGTTATCGCAAGTTTGGTAGTGCGACTGTTTGGCGCCTGTGCACGGACCTGTTTGACTACATGCCACTTTCGGCGGTTGTGGAGGGCagtgttttttgtgtgcatggCGGTCTCAGCCCACATATCGCCACATTAGACGAAATACGGGCACTAGACCGCAAGCAGGAAGTGCCACACGACGGTCCAATGAGTGACCTTCTTTGGTCTGACCCAGACGAGATGGAGGGTTGGGGTGTTAGTCCACGCGGCGCTGGTTTCATCTTTGGTGGTGATGTGGCTAAAACATTCAATCACAAGAACGGCCTGAGCCTTATAGCTCGTGCACATCAACTCGTTTTTGAGGGATACAAATCGATGTTCGACGATAACTGCTGCACTGTGTGGTCAGCACCCAACTACTGCTACCGTTGTGGCAACGTCGGATCCATCATGCGCATAGGTGAGCAGTCACTGACGGACCGAAGCTTCATCACATTTGGCGCTGCTTCCGCTGAAACCCGTGGCCACCTGACGAAACAAACGCCACCGGAGTATTTCCTATAA
- a CDS encoding cytochrome oxidase assembly protein, putative: MIRLRYRAREVAFGWSRGPALWSTRRLESMGSTSWRVPSTNKAVAQWLYGSAAVVGCVVVVGGVTRLTESGLSIVDWKPVTGVRPPTTQDEWEEEFAKYQNFPEFKQRNTMTLEEFKFIFFWEWAHRVLARSVGIVYGVPLLYFVCRGRFRAQPALLATLSGILALGGAQGAMGWYMVRSGLDPQLLDERRKARVSTYRLAAHLVLAFTIYASLMRVGFGLKMPRMAHFPGRTRIQACARCCFAAVLCTVISGAFVAGLGGGLMYNDELPWMGGGFIPPRDHLMVVEPWWRNALENPAAAQTWHRLMAAVSTTAIMAMNATCFRYRVAIPLSVWKSVAAVNAMLIAQVSLGVWTIASYVDLPVAVSHQLGSLLLLTTTIRVCAVLGSRGLVLV; this comes from the coding sequence ATGATTCGCCTTCGTTATCGTGCACGGGAAGTGGCATTCGGGTGGTCGAGGGGACCGGCGCTGTGGTCTACGCGGCGGTTGGAATCGATGGGATCCACCTCGTGGCGCGTTCCGTCAACAAACAAAGCTGTGGCGCAGTGGTTGTACGGCTCAGCTGCGGTGGTGGGATGCGTTGTTGTAGTTGGTGGTGTCACACGACTCACTGAGAGTGGTCTGAGCATAGTCGACTGGAAGCCGGTGACTGGTGTAAGGCCACCCACCACACAAGATGAATGGGAGGAAGAGTTCGCGAAATACCAGAACTTCCCTGAgttcaaacaaagaaacaccaTGACGCTTGAGGAGTTTAAGTTCATATTCTTTTGGGAGTGGGCCCACCGGGTGTTAGCGCGCAGTGTGGGAATTGTCTATGGTGTGCCCCTCTTGTACTTTGTTTGCAGGGGCAGATTCAGAGCGCAGCCTGCGCTTTTGGCCACGCTGAGTGGTATACTTGCACTTGGAGGGGCACAGGGAGCTATGGGATGGTACATGGTGCGAAGTGGCCTCGACCCTCAGTTACTTGATGAGAGGCGGAAAGCTAGAGTTTCCACCTACCGACTAGCCGCCCACTTAGTATTGGCCTTCACCATTTACGCCTCTTTGATGCGTGTTGGGTTTGGGCTAAAAATGCCGCGGATGGCACACTTTCCCGGAAGGACGCGCATTCAGGCTTGCGCTCGCTGTTGCTTTGCGGCGGTGCTTTGCACAGTAATTTCAGGGGCTTTTGTGGCAGGCCTCGGCGGGGGTCTCATGTACAACGATGAGCTCCCGTGGATGGGTGGCGGCTTCATTCCACCGCGGGACCACCTTATGGTTGTGGAGCCGTGGTGGCGTAACGCACTGGAGAACCCCGCGGCGGCGCAGACGTGGCACCGTTTGATGGCGGCTGTCAGCACCACTGCCATCATGGCGATGAATGCCACATGTTTTCGCTACCGTGTTGCCATTCCGCTCAGCGTCTGGAAGAGTGTGGCAGCCGTTAATGCCATGCTAATCGCGCAGGTGTCACTGGGGGTTTGGACTATTGCTTCTTATGTGGATCTCCCCGTAGCGGTAAGTCACCAACTGGggtcgctgctgcttcttaCAACAACAATCCGAGTGTGTGCCGTTCTCGGATCTCGAGGGCTGGTACTTGTGTAA
- a CDS encoding T. brucei spp.-specific protein: protein MPTLDPTAWTTRRYPLLISSWIICRAFSFPEGILNDQEPRSQKLVTCHACPTVGCKTNANAGVDVILQTVCERFNLSATRSENVRGNICSPKVLR from the coding sequence ATGCCAACCCTTGATCCGACCGCTTGGACAACACGAAGATACCCGCTCTTGATTTCCTCCTGGATAATATGTCGTGCATTCTCATTCCCAGAAGGTATTCTGAATGATCAGGAGCCTCGTTCTCAGAAGTTGGTGACATGCCATGCATGTCCCACCGTGGGTTGCAAAACAAACGCCAATGCCGGGGTAGATGTCATTTTGCAGACGGTATGCGAACGATTCAACCTCTCTGCCACAAGAAGTGAAAATGTCCGGGGAAACATCTGCTCGCCCAAAGTGCTCAGGTGA
- a CDS encoding molybdenum cofactor biosynthesis protein,putative produces MLRLVLTLLAKKKVPPPPKRGRPATPQRGKSKLVPKGRSPSLTRKVTPKVVSRQSPAKKSTIKVSTARVSRRSDNKGRGSKLIDDVDSFPVAAAVEHAPAVVPSVEVAATSTAMTVTRKPHYSLATAVSTVIVPPCANAVLETMKQTLSPSVRSPSEAGVDLCGDGSGVEQGGEPPSQMEEFYTPKKGPLFATAVIAGTNAVKQTSQLIPFCHPARIHKCSFTFRRRVLGGLTRISSLPHRVVLRKRATPSPHSSRNRPECSVIYCFCTVATDDETRSGVEMEALAGATMAALTMYDMLRALPSAQEDGISVGEAFVLAKRGSRGDFTKLLVSELPAEDSAGAMGEVRRAALTTGREDNASEDNFTYADDYENLSGGEGLETGVEEHMKVGTLQTSGSRCGGLDDGEHQSEEFHGAADAIDGDAARRERQRERDAILGEAEEMEAEGSVTNPEEEERAMPEEAATLIDRSAWWRSTARDRRLQHLQQNMRHEGNSNRSAPQAPAHKSPEVRPPMQKDAMKKLGVKNKPQELPFQRPKIIPVSKKSVKLVDKNGGIAVPKGQRVVVVEDEYYEENGDEAHADDEIYGGDDSEYEELYNDDDALGDETALESEAQHKKLLRYKSGESVRAQTTSRGAVSVHKKGRDYRDNDSYNDENASEDGLFEEEMEMGSRQKVKKGKIVQTLLSRRGNARATDDSYDHDNQSVTSPKHESWDAEEAKEWESEEDDWSNINMHNETESVAKGHLHPKRRNPLPLPKKKEMKFKKTIKQKQRPEKR; encoded by the coding sequence ATGTTGCGGCTCGTGCTGACGCTGCTAGCGAAGAAGAAGGTGCCACCTCCGCCAAAGCGGGGGCGACCCGCGACCCCCCAGCGAGGGAAGTCGAAGTTAGTTCCAAAGGGGCGCTCACCGTCGTTGACCCGAAAAGTGACACCGAAGGTCGTCAGCCGTCAGTCGCCTGCGAAAAAGAGCACGATCAAGGTATCCACTGCGAGGGTTAGCCGTAGGAGCGATAATAAAGGTAGGGGGAGCAAACTCATCGACGATGTGGACAGCTTTCCCGTGGCGGCTGCCGTGGAGCATGCGCCCGCCGTCGTCCCGTCAGTTGAGGTTGCAGCTACATCCACCGCGATGACGGTGACTAGAAAACCACACTACTCTCTCGCCACAGCTGTTTCAACTGTTATTGTCCCTCCCTGCGCGAACGCCGTGCTGGAGACGATGAAACAGACGCTCTCACCTTCCGTGAGATCTCCAAGTGAGGCTGGTGTCGACCTCTGCGGTGATGGGAGCGGTGTCGAGCAGGGCGGGGAGCCACCGTCACAAATGGAAGAATTTTACACGCCAAAGAAAGGACCTCTCTTTGCCACCGCTGTCATTGCCGGCACTAATGCGGTTAAACAAACCAGTCAATTGATCCCCTTCTGCCACCCAGCGCGCATACACAAGTGCTCCTTTACCTTTAGGCGGCGCGTGCTTGGCGGCCTTACAcgcatttcctcccttcctcatCGTGTTGTTTTGAGGAAAAGAGCAACACCTTCCCCTCATTCGAGCCGCAACCGTCCTGAGTGCAGCGTTATTTACTGCTTTTGTACGGTGGCAACAGATGATGAGACACGTTCCGGGGTAGAAATGGAGGCACTAGCTGGAGCAACGATGGCAGCACTCACAATGTACGACATGCTGCGCGCCCTTCCGTCTGCGCAGGAAGATGGAATCAGCGTTGGCGAAGCCTTTGTGCTGGCAAAGAGAGGTTCCCGTGGGGACTTTACGAAGCTCCTCGTATCTGAGCTTCCAGCGGAGGACTCGGCTGGTGCCATGGGCGAGGTAAGAAGAGCGGCATTAACCACAGGACGGGAGGATAACGCAAGTGAGGACAATTTCACATACGCTGATGACTATGAAAATCTAAGTGGTGGGGAAGGGCTGGAAACTGGAGTGGAGGAACACATGAAAGTTGGAACTCTACAAACCTCCGGGTCGCGATGCGGAGGGTTAGACGATGGAGAGCACCAGTCAGAAGAATTCCACGGCGCTGCAGATGCCATCGATGGTGATGCTGCGAGGCGGGAGCGTCAGCGTGAGCGTGATGCAATTCTTggtgaggcagaggaaatGGAGGCGGAAGGGAGTGTTACCAACccggaagaagaggaaagggcAATGCCGGAAGAGGCTGCCACTCTGATAGATCGGAGCGCTTGGTGGAGGTCCACCGCACGGGATCGGAGACTGCAACATTTGCAGCAAAATATGAGGCATGAAGGGAACTCAAATCGGTCGGCACCTCAGGCTCCGGCACACAAGTCACCGGAGGTGAGGCCACCGATGCAGAAGGATGCGATGAAGAAGTTAGGTGTGAAAAACAAACCTCAGGAGTTGCCGTTTCAAAGGCCAAAGATTATACCGGTGAGTAAAAAATCTGTGAAGCTTGTGGATAAGAATGGTGGTATCGCTGTTCCGAAGGGGCAGCGCGTAGTTGTGGTGGAGGACGAGTATTATGAGGAGAATGGGGATGAAGCACACGCCGACGATGAGATTTACGGTGGTGATGATAGTGAATATGAGGAACTTTACAACGACGATGATGCTTTGGGGGACGAAACTGCATTGGAGTCCGAGGCGCAGCATAAGAAGTTGCTGAGGTACAAAAGTGGTGAGTCTGTTAGAGCGCAGACCACATCCAGGGGTGCCGTCAGCGTCcacaagaaaggaagggactACCGTGATAATGACAGCTACAACGACGAGAATGCCAGCGAGGACGGTTTGTTTGAAGAGGAGATGGAGATGGGTTCACGACAGAAGGTTAAAAAGGGTAAAATAGTTCAGACATTGCTTTCCCGAAGGGGAAATGCCAGGGCGACCGACGATAGCTACGATCACGACAACCAGTCTGTGACATCTCCCAAACACGAATCGTGGGATGCCGAGGAAGCAAAGGAATGGGAAAGCGAAGAGGATGATTGGAGTAATATAAATATGCACAATGAAACCGAGAGTGTAGCGAAGGGGCATCTGCACCCCAAAAGGCGTAATCCCCTCCCACtaccgaagaaaaaggagatgaaATTCAAGAAGACTATCAAACAGAAACAACGCCCTGAGAAACGGTAG
- a CDS encoding coatomer gamma subunit, putative has product MQHDRDRYDSEEDDEESLPFDGIEKASVLQQCRVFNDVQLDISACLRCLTECLYLIYTGTTFTEAEATELFFMSTKLLQSNRSRLRRLHYVLMKELSPFVEQSFIASNSLMGDTKSNNESNKRNGMRTLCKVMNPSLYPLLDRTIVESLTSRSEKVLLASLITGFHVALSHPDLARKWSTQLNEAIRVLGNTQYLTVAIMHIIRKSDRVTVKRFIEQVRNGVVRSPLALSFLVKLTTDVLQEGFEEDPEVKKYIATMRHSSSEIVVFDTLRCMCVAGNASPQQFALVASVAQIYLNAKTSVSRFCAIRVLHDLAAIYPDAVTPISSDIEQLIMDQNRFTASFAMLTLLKTGTEASVERLIGALGSVGQLRELPDEFKVAITLELRSVSARFPQRYNLFLGFLVKLLSDDGSSTFKESIVEVITSVAKANDGAREAALKHLVDYVEDCAHVSILHRVHMYLGDEVPRSENPALFIRYINNHAALEFPEVRAAAVSTFARIAARVPSLRRSILPLLKHKCSDEDDEVRDRAIMYTKVFLLGDEDVIHSMVTEVSNTVAARRKLITPMTPTPLLEPVKRRMCQADHSTVAVETGIGKEAAHSSSGGGSVPGNQYSSAISEGRAKLLKIKQLQELGEPRASSEPVPLSDPDSEYFVTLIKHVYVAHVVLQFRVKNTMDSVVFRRVTVEMDTEELDAEPLYAIPISAIEPGATEYAYAVLQYSEGRYPSGTLGCRIKFALQERDGSSVAGEGEEEYPLEDFEVNVSDFITPIDLGECFQQKWEELRQEETCGTYALSSMRNLTAAAHELVEFFGMHVVGGKVDKITAASHTLLMSGSMVDGASSLVMINARLFIATDNTVALQLTLRGGSSELREYLSGALLS; this is encoded by the coding sequence ATGCAACACGACCGTGACCGGTACGACAGCGAggaagatgatgaggaaTCTCTCCCTTTCGATGGTATTGAGAAGGCTTCTGTGCTTCAGCAGTGCCGCGTGTTCAACGACGTGCAGCTCGATATCTCAGCCTGCCTGCGCTGTTTGACGGAGTGCTTATACCTCATTTATACGGGAACTACATTTACAGAAGCAGAAGCCACGGAACTTTTCTTTATGTCAACAAAGCTGCTTCAGTCAAATAGATCAAGGTTGCGACGGTTGCACTACGTGCTGATGAAGGAGCTCAGCCCATTTGTTGAGCAGAGCTTTATTGCATCCAACTCACTTATGGGTGACaccaaaagcaacaatgaGTCTAATAAGCGAAATGGTATGCGTACCCTCTGCAAGGTAATGAATCCTTCACTTTACCCTTTGTTGGACCGTACCATCGTGGAGTCCCTCACGTCGCGGAGCGAGAAGGTCCTATTAGCCTCTCTCATTACAGGCTTCCACGTGGCATTGAGCCACCCCGATTTAGCGCGCAAGTGGAGTACGCAGCTGAACGAAGCCATTCGAGTGCTGGGAAACACGCAATACCTGACTGTCGCGATCATGCATATTATCCGCAAGAGCGACCGCGTTACTGTTAAGCGGTTCATTGAGCAGGTAAGAAATGGGGTGGTTCGGTCTCCCCTtgctctctctttcctcgtGAAGTTGACAACCGACGTTCTGCAGGAGGGGTTCGAGGAAGATCCCGAGGTCAAAAAATACATTGCCACTATGAGGCATAGCAGCAGTGAAATTGTGGTGTTTGACACGCTGaggtgtatgtgtgtggccGGCAACGCGTCGCCGCAGCAATTTGCGTTAGTTGCCTCGGTCGCGCAGATATATTTGAACGCGAAAACCAGTGTATCGCGTTTCTGCGCCATTCGCGTTCTGCACGATCTCGCCGCAATATACCCTGACGCGGTAACACCCATCAGTTCCGATATTGAGCAGCTCATAATGGATCAAAACCGCTTCACCGCCTCTTTTGCAATGCTAACATTATTGAAAACTGGCACGGAAGCATCTGTTGAGCGGCTTATCGGTGCGCTTGGTAGTGTGGGACAACTGCGAGAATTACCCGATGAATTCAAGGTGGCTATTACACTCGAACTGCGGAGCGTGAGTGCGAGATTTCCACAAAGGTATAACTTGTTCCTCGGCTTCCTTGTCAAGCTGCTAAGTGATGATGGCAGCAGCACCTTTAAGGAAAGCATCGTTGAGGTGATTACGAGCGTAGCAAAAGCGAATGATGGCGCAAGGGAGGCCGCGCTCAAACACCTTGTCGATTATGTCGAAGACTGCGCCCACGTTAGCATTCTTCACCGAGTGCATATGTACCTGGGCGATGAAGTTCCACGGTCCGAAAACCCAGCCCTTTTCATCCGCTATATTAACAACCATGCTGCTCTGGAGTTCCCGGAGGTGCGGGCCGCCGCCGTCAGCACATTCGCGAGAATCGCTGCCCGCGTTCCATCGCTGCGCCGATCTATTCTCCCGTTGTTGAAGCACAAATGTAGCGACGAGGATGACGAGGTGCGAGACCGCGCCATTATGTACACAAAAGTGTTCTTGCTGGGCGACGAAGACGTGATTCATTCAATGGTGACGGAGGTTTCCAATACCGTGGCCGCGAGGCGAAAGTTGATAACCCCCATGACCCCCACGCCACTTCTGGAGCCAGTCAAGCGAAGGATGTGCCAAGCGGACCACTCGACGGTGGCGGTTGAAACAGGAATTGGTAAAGAAGCGGCTCACAGTAGCAGTGGAGGCGGTTCAGTTCCGGGCAACCAGTACTCCTCGGCAATATCGGAGGGACGTGCAAAACTACTGAAAATCAAGCAGTTGCAGGAGCTGGGTGAACCTCGTGCGTCAAGTGAGCCGGTGCCCCTATCAGATCCCGACAGCGAGTACTTTGTAACACTCATTAAGCACGTATATGTCGCCCATGTGGTGTTGCAATTTAGGGTCAAAAACACCATGGATAGTGTGGTCTTCCGTCGCGTTACGGTGGAGATGGACACGGAAGAGTTGGATGCAGAGCCGCTCTATGCAATACCCATCAGCGCCATCGAGCCTGGAGCTACAGAGTATGCTTATGCGGTTCTACAATACAGCGAAGGGAGGTACCCAAGTGGGACGCTGGGCTGCCGTATCAAGTTCGCTTTACAGGAGCGTGATGGCAGTAGTGTCGCtggtgaaggtgaagaagaGTACCCACTTGAGGATTTCGAAGTCAACGTGAGTGACTTCATTACGCCAATCGATCTTGGTGAATGTTTTCAACAGAAGTGGGAGGAACTTCGGCAAGAGGAAACATGTGGGACGTATGCCTTGAGCTCCATGCGCAACCTCACTGCTGCCGCGCACGAGCTGGTAGAATTCTTCGGCATGCATGTAGTTGGGGGGAAAGTGGATAAAATTACAGCGGCATCCCATACACTTCTTATGTCGGGAAGTATGGTAGATGGTGCAAGTTCGCTCGTGATGATTAACGCTCGTCTGTTCATTGCCACAGACAACACTGTGGCCCTGCAACTAACTTTGAGGGGTGGTAGTTCCGAATTGCGTGAATATCTCTCTGGTGCGCTGCTGTCGTAG
- a CDS encoding leucine-rich repeat protein (LRRP), putative, which yields MFISFYYFKRVFLVCQVKMREKEAHKGRNGVLNVSNLPGEHTSLDSIGQLHDALTGGNCKRYVSITAQHDSLLSLTLSPSLASAVQHITSLTASHNRLSTLQGIEAFVCLEFLDLSHNALRILDAHSTTLLRKLRCLKRCNFSYNEICMADFDTTFRCGISHNESGANKEGGIASAATPMASAGSVGPAVPGFLEELTHLDLSHNQLIEVPDLRCIPVLEELNLSYNRIDLIADLDNRLPLLRLCSFSISHNSLAVLPSLLPLTVLAGTLCVLNVAGNPCVQDFESTDPAMGGIRAWLLWLLPYLELLDEVPLTTEERQIACKLFRRNNKLSYELMDVMNTNNGTQLVSYLRKFTQRTTSRSLVGARESVREKSPPSPNPAVGAVNGGVINNVGGIRFATGAVFPSASPSPAADGTVRRTSSKPQPIELVVQMLQWKVRQLSNVMEVLWQESMARRVFAVRVLQRHVRGFLARRQLPEVVHRTCTRIRTNMLASGQRPYFPDQRRSAKADTTLSVVRSLGCESISTAESEHSVHTEIMQRIDNFDHLFRQMEEELHKFRIFWARTREKSAVVVQKYYRGYLDRKRWRNLKESYDVFIDSLRPYVVELQRVSRGYVSRARLAKDSRQLREMSRLRGEVAGLRAAVDEMRAILQQYAQKQRRGDPESPVVESPTRRAVAHSIPLAKNSAANTGTTLTAAATAAAAQASAVARISPEL from the coding sequence atgtttatttccttctaCTACTTCAAAAGGGTCTTCCTCGTTTGCCAGGTAAaaatgagagaaaaggaagcacaTAAGGGTAGGAATGGTGTGCTAAATGTTTCAAATCTTCCTGGTGAACATACATCTCTGGACAGCATAGGACAGCTGCACGACGCTCTTACCGGTGGCAATTGCAAGAGATATGTGTCCATTACCGCGCAGCACGACAGTCTTCTGTCTCTCAccctctccccttcccttgcGAGTGCTGTTCAGCACATTACATCTCTCACTGCATCGCACAACCGGTTGAGCACACTTCAGGGTATTGAGGCGTTTGTGTGCCTTGAGTTTCTTGACCTGAGCCACAACGCACTACGCATCTTAGACGCGCACTCAACAACGCTGCTGCGGAAACTTCGGTGCCTCAAGCGATGCAATTTTTCATATAATGAGATATGCATGGCTGACTTCGACACGACATTCCGCTGTGGTATTTCACATAATGAGTCAGGCGCAAATAAGGAAGGTGGTATTGCCTCAGCAGCAACACCGATGGCATCAGCCGGATCGGTGGGACCCGCAGTTCCCGGATTTTTAGAAGAACTCACCCACCTCGATTTGTCTCACAATCAGCTCATTGAGGTGCCGGATCTTCGTTGTATACCAGTATTAGAGGAACTGAATCTTAGCTACAATCGCATCGATCTCATTGCAGATCTTGATAACCGTTTGCCACTTCTGCGGCTCTGCTCGTTCTCCATCAGCCACAACTCACTTGCCGTTCTGCCGTCATTACTTCCCCTCACCGTGTTGGCAGGGACACTTTGCGTGCTGAATGTCGCGGGGAACCCCTGCGTACAGGACTTTGAATCAACTGATCCCGCGATGGGGGGTATTCGCGCTTGGTTGTTGTGGCTTCTGCCTTACCTCGAGTTGTTAGACGAGGTGCCCCTCACCACAGAGGAACGCCAGATAGCCTGCAAGCTTTTCCGTAGGAACAATAAACTTAGTTATGAGCTTATGGACGTGATGAATACCAATAATGGTACCCAGCTGGTTTCGTACTTGCGAAAGTTCACTCAGAGGACCACTTCAAGGTCACTTGTTGGCGCGAGAGAGTCGGTAAGAGAGAAGTCTCCACCTTCGCCCAACCCGGCCGTCGGTGCTGTAAACGGAGGCGTCATCAACAATGTTGGTGGAATCCGCTTTGCCACCGGTGCCGTGTTCCCCTCCGCCTCGCCCTCGCCGGCGGCGGATGGCACCGTGCGGAGAACGAGCTCGAAGCCACAGCCCATTGAGCTTGTTGTGCAGATGCTCCAGTGGAAGGTAAGGCAACTGTCAAACGTCATGGAGGTTCTTTGGCAAGAGAGTATGGCAAGACGCGTATTTGCCGTAAGGGTGCTACAGAGGCACGTTCGGGGGTTCTTGGCCCGGCGACAACTTCCAGAAGTCGTCCACAGAACCTGTACGCGCATAAGGACCAACATGTTAGCCAGTGGGCAACGACCTTATTTCCCTGACCAACGGAGGTCAGCGAAAGCCGATACCACCTTGAGTGTTGTGCGTTCGTTGGGCTGCGAAAGTATCAGTACCGCTGAAAGCGAACACAGTGTTCACACCGAAATTATGCAGCGCATCGACAACTTCGACCATTTGTTCCGGCAAATGGAGGAGGAGTTGCACAAATTTAGGATATTCTGGGCCCGTACCAGAGAAAAGTCTGCCGTCGTGGTTCAGAAGTACTACCGCGGCTACCTTGACCGCAAACGGTGGCGAAACCTCAAGGAGAGCTATGATGTCTTCATCGACTCGCTGCGACCGTACGTTGTTGAATTGCAACGGGTATCCCGTGGTTATGTATCGCGAGCTCGGCTGGCGAAAGATTCCCGGCAGTTAAGGGAGATGAGCCGGCTTCGAGGAGAGGTGGCGGGGCTGCGTGCTGCCGTGGATGAAATGAGGGCCATACTGCAGCAGTATGCGCAAAAGCAACGACGTGGGGATCCGGAAAGCCCAGTGGTAGAGTCACCCACAAGGCGTGCAGTTGCGCATAGCATCCCCCTCGCCAAAAACAGCGCAGCCAACACGGGCACCACACTTACCGCTGCCGCTACTGCAGCCGCCGCGCAGGCATCCGCTGTGGCTCGTATCAGCCCGGAACTTTGA